In Leptospira bourretii, a genomic segment contains:
- the truA gene encoding tRNA pseudouridine(38-40) synthase TruA has product MPNYALLVEFDGTHFYGWQKQKNLPTVQAAIESALSIILNKNPASRLSVAGRTDTGVHGLGMVCNFKTEFPIPNFHKLLVSINALTPKAVSVKNVIEVPAEFHSRFSCTGREYIYKIYYSKYESSFVEGRAFWVKHHVDWDLVENQLTNLVGEKDFRSLTKAKSMAGKRAVREIFDIRLERLTPDWIQIRIRANGFMHNMVRITVGTLLDIGKGRWKSRSIGSILEEKNRSTAGMTLPPDGLYFVRAYYEDYPEIHELYQIALP; this is encoded by the coding sequence TTGCCCAACTATGCTCTTCTCGTCGAATTCGACGGCACTCACTTCTACGGTTGGCAGAAACAAAAAAATTTACCGACAGTCCAAGCTGCCATTGAATCAGCCCTATCCATTATTTTAAATAAAAATCCCGCATCACGTTTGTCAGTTGCCGGTAGAACAGATACCGGTGTTCACGGGCTTGGTATGGTGTGTAATTTTAAAACAGAATTCCCCATTCCCAACTTTCATAAACTACTCGTATCCATCAATGCCCTCACCCCTAAAGCAGTTTCAGTCAAAAATGTAATCGAGGTGCCAGCAGAATTTCATTCTAGGTTCAGTTGCACTGGAAGAGAATACATCTACAAAATTTATTATAGTAAATATGAAAGTAGTTTTGTAGAAGGTAGAGCCTTCTGGGTCAAACACCATGTTGATTGGGATTTGGTAGAAAACCAACTCACAAACCTTGTGGGAGAAAAAGACTTTCGATCCCTAACCAAAGCAAAGTCGATGGCAGGCAAACGGGCTGTCAGAGAAATCTTTGACATTCGTTTGGAACGATTGACACCGGATTGGATCCAAATCAGAATCCGTGCCAACGGATTTATGCACAATATGGTTCGTATTACTGTAGGAACTTTACTAGACATTGGGAAGGGACGTTGGAAATCTAGATCCATCGGCTCTATTTTGGAAGAGAAGAACCGTTCGACGGCAGGAATGACACTCCCGCCGGATGGACTCTATTTCGTCCGTGCATATTACGAAGATTATCCGGAAATTCATGAATTGTATCAAATCGCTCTTCCTTAG
- a CDS encoding sulfatase-like hydrolase/transferase: MVKLFPSLRFSDRIFLTYLSFAFLTLFLHRILFFVIYSYRLDEFPYLVLLKAFLIGFRFDWVTISILLVGFYLLSLWDNASRFKPYRQFWIITPLVLYPFCLVHLFADLLYFENANKHIGYEAIVFLGDLDVLVSSAIEEAPIKILLFLLCIGLYIFGIRFWFSKLKISEKRNQKESFRSKSFKAILWILFFFIGLRGGPQESPLRASEAIISDDSFINQLALNGIYTTINDFKSQSIPKHLKMSDEDMLKVVKEEISYDGATFINDPEFPLVRKIEGIPGRKPINVVLVIQESWTGKYVWPISDGIWLGKEVTPFYNSLAKKGHSFRKFYANGGRTSNALLSVLTSVPDRPGLTAIRTPQILSHFSAIGNIFSSFGYQTSFITGDDLKFDSLATILPHFGFKTLIGKEDFRKSGKYNIGAWGYDDEHLYSKALEEMDFYQKDNKPFLMTILTMTTHYPYKVPNSKYEIYDSSVTDFDYLNTYHYSDSALETFMKEVQKRKYYEDTVFVFVGDHTHHRYLSYYEDRMVPFLLFSPKYIKQKLDERIASQLDVLPTVLGVVGKETYFSGFGKDMLAPNVKSGSTYFAYGSACGWIDEEKILYQSVDGDTQFIFQMIPPYGEDPACNPNRKNCFRQTIKARAFFNLSLELMNRNSVYPLEGSLRYTRK; encoded by the coding sequence ATTGTGAAACTCTTCCCTTCTCTCAGATTTTCGGATCGTATTTTCCTGACTTATCTTTCCTTTGCTTTTTTAACTCTCTTTCTCCATCGGATTCTATTTTTCGTAATTTATTCATATCGATTAGATGAGTTTCCCTATTTGGTTTTACTCAAAGCTTTTTTAATTGGGTTTCGATTTGATTGGGTTACCATTTCGATTTTGTTAGTTGGATTTTATCTTCTATCTCTTTGGGACAATGCCTCTAGATTCAAACCTTATCGGCAGTTTTGGATCATCACCCCTCTTGTATTGTATCCATTTTGTTTGGTCCATTTATTTGCCGATTTATTATATTTTGAAAATGCAAACAAACATATTGGATATGAAGCCATTGTATTTTTGGGTGATTTGGATGTTTTAGTCTCTTCTGCCATTGAAGAAGCTCCTATCAAAATCCTTTTGTTTTTACTTTGTATTGGTTTGTATATTTTTGGAATTCGGTTTTGGTTTTCCAAACTCAAAATCTCTGAAAAACGAAATCAAAAAGAATCTTTTCGATCCAAATCCTTTAAGGCCATTCTCTGGATCCTTTTTTTCTTTATTGGACTACGTGGAGGCCCTCAAGAATCTCCGTTACGTGCCAGTGAAGCCATTATCTCTGATGATTCGTTTATCAATCAACTTGCGTTAAACGGAATATATACAACCATTAACGATTTCAAAAGCCAATCCATCCCCAAACATCTTAAAATGTCTGATGAAGATATGTTGAAAGTGGTAAAGGAAGAAATTTCCTATGACGGTGCCACCTTTATCAATGACCCTGAGTTTCCATTGGTTCGAAAGATCGAAGGAATTCCTGGAAGAAAACCTATCAATGTTGTGTTGGTCATCCAAGAATCTTGGACGGGAAAATATGTTTGGCCAATCTCCGATGGAATTTGGTTAGGAAAAGAAGTAACACCATTTTACAATAGTTTGGCGAAAAAGGGACATAGTTTTCGAAAATTTTATGCCAATGGGGGAAGGACTAGTAATGCTTTACTTTCTGTCCTGACGAGTGTTCCCGACAGACCAGGCCTTACAGCCATCCGCACTCCACAAATCCTTAGCCATTTTTCGGCCATTGGAAATATCTTTTCTAGTTTTGGATACCAAACCAGTTTCATCACTGGTGATGATTTAAAATTCGATAGTTTGGCCACTATCTTACCGCACTTTGGATTCAAAACTCTCATTGGAAAAGAAGACTTTCGAAAGTCAGGAAAGTATAATATCGGTGCATGGGGTTATGACGATGAACATCTTTATTCCAAAGCGCTTGAAGAAATGGATTTTTATCAAAAAGATAACAAACCCTTTTTAATGACCATTCTCACCATGACGACACATTATCCGTATAAGGTGCCAAACTCAAAATATGAAATTTATGATTCTTCTGTTACAGATTTTGATTATCTGAATACCTATCACTATTCCGATTCTGCATTGGAAACGTTTATGAAAGAAGTCCAAAAACGAAAATACTACGAAGACACAGTTTTTGTATTTGTAGGAGATCACACCCATCATAGGTATTTATCTTATTATGAAGATAGAATGGTTCCCTTTCTATTATTTTCTCCCAAATACATTAAACAAAAGTTAGATGAAAGAATTGCTTCTCAATTGGATGTCCTACCTACAGTTTTGGGAGTGGTCGGAAAAGAAACATACTTTTCTGGTTTTGGAAAAGATATGCTTGCACCAAATGTAAAATCAGGTAGCACTTATTTTGCTTATGGTAGTGCTTGTGGTTGGATTGATGAAGAAAAAATACTCTACCAAAGTGTAGATGGAGACACTCAGTTTATTTTTCAAATGATTCCGCCTTATGGGGAAGATCCGGCCTGTAACCCTAATCGCAAAAACTGCTTTCGCCAAACGATTAAGGCACGGGCTTTCTTTAATTTGTCCTTGGAGTTGATGAACCGTAACTCGGTTTATCCTTTGGAAGGTTCTTTACGGTACACCAGGAAATGA
- a CDS encoding DUF2225 domain-containing protein translates to MSQAAAQSKKVSFRAKESTVCPICDENHQKEQMFQGGGRLIAGKLAQDLRRLYEKNKKFGRVSPLDYVMTVCPRCLYSSFPKDWNSLNPADNEAIRMATDSRRSYIEKILGPLDFTQDRQIVLGAASYLLGMDCYQLRGASVAPTPKKAVCAIRAAWFFSDLHDEFPHIGYDKIRDLLYQKAAVIYGYTLELMQNGNEPVDQAAGILGPDTDNNWGFDGVIYLNAFLTKKFKDQMAPKPEDQVLLLSRAKRTLARLYGSGKASKGKPGPIVEMTRELYDEYNTILEAMGGEK, encoded by the coding sequence ATGTCCCAAGCTGCCGCCCAGTCCAAAAAAGTATCTTTTCGCGCCAAAGAGTCTACAGTCTGCCCGATTTGTGATGAAAATCACCAAAAAGAACAAATGTTTCAGGGTGGTGGCCGACTCATCGCCGGGAAGTTGGCTCAAGATTTACGTCGTTTATACGAAAAAAATAAAAAATTTGGTCGTGTGAGTCCTCTGGATTATGTCATGACCGTCTGTCCTCGTTGTCTGTATTCGTCCTTTCCCAAAGATTGGAATTCTCTAAACCCTGCTGACAACGAAGCCATTCGAATGGCTACCGATTCTCGTAGAAGTTATATAGAAAAAATTCTAGGTCCCTTAGACTTTACCCAGGATCGCCAAATTGTGTTAGGTGCTGCTTCCTATTTACTTGGGATGGATTGTTACCAACTTCGAGGTGCCAGTGTGGCCCCTACTCCCAAAAAAGCTGTTTGTGCCATTCGTGCAGCTTGGTTTTTTTCAGACCTTCATGATGAGTTTCCTCATATTGGATATGATAAAATAAGAGACTTACTTTATCAAAAAGCTGCAGTGATTTATGGTTATACCTTGGAACTCATGCAAAATGGAAACGAACCTGTGGACCAAGCTGCGGGGATACTTGGCCCGGATACAGATAATAACTGGGGATTTGATGGAGTGATCTATCTCAATGCATTCTTAACAAAAAAATTCAAAGACCAAATGGCTCCAAAGCCAGAAGACCAAGTTTTGTTATTGTCTCGAGCCAAAAGAACACTGGCAAGGCTCTATGGATCAGGAAAGGCTTCCAAAGGAAAACCAGGTCCCATTGTAGAAATGACTCGTGAGCTTTATGATGAGTATAATACCATTTTAGAAGCAATGGGAGGCGAGAAGTAA
- a CDS encoding lysophospholipid acyltransferase family protein, with amino-acid sequence MKVYLRITLLVFGKASPYLIRGIYRSVTGNKEARIKEFLEGTKIWAEDVLKITKTKLIVFNQIDVPQKGHMIFLNHVNEMDFPYDCYVIRKPFLANQVIKKAWFAYWWMVAMGSQVFDNSKAMSVAVSVKNLIEGLKTTSYIVYPEGKNTYSEEILPLKKGMVKIAFDQKIPVFVALKSGVTTYQNYQKGNVVGYLGLGSHDPTDFSSWEEFQTYLYNLMHTKKLELDALTEQERTKLN; translated from the coding sequence ATGAAGGTTTACTTAAGAATCACCCTTCTTGTTTTTGGTAAAGCAAGCCCTTATTTGATCAGAGGGATCTATCGTTCAGTCACAGGAAATAAAGAAGCACGGATCAAAGAGTTTTTGGAAGGAACCAAAATTTGGGCAGAGGATGTCCTAAAGATTACAAAAACCAAACTCATCGTATTTAATCAAATCGATGTTCCACAAAAAGGACATATGATTTTTTTAAACCATGTCAATGAGATGGATTTCCCTTACGACTGTTATGTGATCCGTAAACCATTTTTAGCAAATCAGGTCATCAAAAAAGCATGGTTTGCCTATTGGTGGATGGTGGCGATGGGATCCCAAGTGTTTGATAATTCAAAAGCAATGTCTGTTGCCGTTTCTGTAAAAAACCTAATCGAAGGTTTAAAAACTACTTCTTACATCGTTTACCCAGAAGGAAAAAATACATATTCAGAAGAAATCCTCCCTCTAAAGAAAGGAATGGTGAAGATTGCCTTTGACCAAAAAATTCCTGTTTTTGTGGCTTTAAAATCAGGAGTCACAACCTACCAAAACTACCAAAAGGGAAATGTAGTTGGATATTTGGGCCTCGGTTCCCATGACCCAACGGATTTTTCTTCTTGGGAAGAATTTCAAACGTATTTATACAATTTAATGCATACCAAAAAACTAGAGTTAGATGCTCTGACAGAGCAAGAAAGAACCAAACTCAATTAA
- a CDS encoding LIC11274 family protein: MNGSAMKQSLLILMTSLLMQAPMVAESVSSKSYHKRIELLTYLRELEPIVKNFRGEDPEGKPTELNAPEGKEGFRMKKYNEAKRIYQEGLQYHFEGNFPSAYQRFLECQLGIEKMTEELSQLYILRAEEMMKTAMERKNPNNPMDKALLDISIEYGKGSYFRQDVMDIPREAPYSRRMYDPKEAHYSYNKYDIEKNLELGYKHLGLAKEARATALKVEKNLEKHQKLQPSHRKYRIDLYFGAINLARDSKANAINIYKLKYPYDNYYLNNAQAKSESSKDENGVTVEGQPVKVDGVTYDFSKNPYVKFDHRIQAMFDVRVPEDYRVDHADVRGRVYDLDSNNMVFMKYDQERKKALNVPTKPAAGATSTPQQ, encoded by the coding sequence ATGAACGGCAGCGCAATGAAACAATCCCTTCTTATTCTCATGACGAGTCTTTTGATGCAGGCACCTATGGTTGCAGAATCAGTCTCTAGTAAATCATACCACAAACGCATTGAACTTCTAACTTACCTACGTGAGTTAGAGCCAATTGTAAAAAATTTCCGTGGAGAAGATCCAGAAGGAAAACCGACGGAACTCAATGCTCCAGAAGGGAAAGAAGGTTTTCGTATGAAAAAATACAACGAAGCCAAACGGATTTACCAAGAAGGTTTACAATACCACTTCGAAGGAAATTTTCCCTCTGCTTACCAACGTTTTCTCGAATGCCAATTGGGTATCGAAAAAATGACGGAAGAACTTTCTCAACTCTACATCTTACGTGCAGAAGAAATGATGAAAACGGCCATGGAAAGAAAAAATCCAAACAATCCAATGGATAAAGCCCTTCTTGATATTTCTATTGAATACGGAAAAGGTTCTTACTTTCGTCAAGACGTGATGGACATTCCAAGAGAAGCACCATATTCGCGCCGTATGTATGATCCAAAAGAAGCTCACTACAGTTATAATAAATATGACATCGAGAAAAACCTAGAATTAGGTTACAAACATTTAGGTCTTGCCAAAGAAGCAAGAGCCACTGCCCTGAAAGTGGAAAAGAATTTGGAAAAACACCAAAAACTCCAACCTTCTCATAGAAAGTATCGTATCGATTTATATTTTGGTGCGATCAACCTTGCTCGTGATTCCAAAGCGAATGCAATTAACATTTATAAGTTGAAATATCCATATGACAACTATTACCTGAACAATGCACAAGCTAAATCAGAGTCATCGAAAGATGAAAATGGTGTTACAGTGGAAGGCCAGCCAGTTAAGGTTGATGGTGTGACATATGATTTTTCAAAAAACCCTTATGTCAAATTTGATCATAGAATCCAAGCAATGTTTGACGTTCGTGTTCCAGAAGATTACCGTGTGGACCATGCTGACGTAAGAGGTCGCGTTTACGATTTGGACTCCAACAATATGGTGTTCATGAAGTATGACCAAGAACGTAAAAAAGCATTAAATGTCCCAACAAAACCTGCCGCTGGAGCTACTTCCACTCCGCAACAATAA
- a CDS encoding LIC11270 family surface protein, protein MKSSSLKLLALFFSVLIFIHCKTKLDLGEKSKLPVISTLFNNRMLLLLKGTYATDNPLDWSELNNGTGDLYLDTQGEGFDPVMTLVNQPKAGNVPIFLDIGEVRISSKYLKGLNELTQIRDTVDSNKFWDYIAPNRQVFCTVTYSFDNNTCTESNGILKASDFFNGIGAQFPSNDPSSQTESWESALITGQPWLGRQYYYAAIYFRSLVTGYALDAGIPVTGRFDNRPIVNGLNIVPRNNYVAGTTSAAKSSIVPKMFPALYTQLPTQADMQIRDGFDPYILEVRINLKENLMLHSYLTSRSTVVTYVGVSDIFFDHKGEGDAGGNILTRARVIYPETASSLTISGGGNSLLHYYGIFRLQETEFINVLPLAATPAKQGAKIKYLNPGTYKAVCLGDLTKQDGYPDTVVRETTFNIPEYPFRQTYNIDLTCP, encoded by the coding sequence GTGAAATCGTCATCCCTAAAACTTTTGGCCCTATTCTTCAGTGTTCTTATTTTTATTCATTGTAAAACCAAACTAGACTTAGGTGAAAAATCGAAACTTCCCGTTATTTCAACATTGTTCAATAACAGAATGTTATTACTTCTCAAAGGAACTTACGCCACTGACAATCCCCTTGATTGGAGTGAACTAAATAACGGAACTGGGGATTTGTATTTAGATACCCAAGGAGAGGGATTTGATCCCGTTATGACTTTGGTAAACCAACCAAAAGCCGGAAATGTTCCCATCTTTTTGGATATCGGGGAAGTAAGAATTTCAAGCAAATACTTGAAAGGTCTAAACGAACTCACACAAATTCGAGATACTGTTGATTCCAATAAATTCTGGGACTACATTGCACCTAACAGACAAGTATTTTGTACGGTCACCTATTCTTTTGATAACAATACTTGTACAGAAAGTAACGGAATTCTCAAGGCATCTGATTTTTTTAATGGGATTGGTGCGCAGTTCCCTTCCAACGATCCATCCTCGCAAACGGAAAGTTGGGAATCAGCATTAATAACTGGTCAACCATGGCTTGGACGTCAGTATTATTATGCTGCTATTTATTTCCGATCCCTCGTGACGGGTTATGCACTTGATGCAGGAATCCCGGTGACAGGTCGATTTGATAACAGACCCATTGTCAATGGACTGAACATTGTCCCACGAAACAACTATGTGGCGGGAACCACTTCGGCGGCAAAAAGTAGCATTGTTCCTAAAATGTTTCCTGCTTTGTACACCCAACTCCCCACCCAAGCAGATATGCAAATTCGCGATGGATTTGATCCTTATATCTTAGAAGTAAGAATCAATCTAAAAGAAAATTTGATGTTACACTCTTATCTCACCAGCCGATCTACGGTTGTAACTTATGTGGGTGTGAGTGATATCTTCTTCGACCATAAAGGGGAAGGTGATGCTGGCGGAAATATATTGACAAGAGCTCGAGTCATTTATCCAGAGACTGCATCGAGTCTTACGATTTCCGGTGGTGGGAACTCTCTGTTACATTATTATGGAATCTTTCGCCTACAAGAAACCGAATTCATTAATGTTTTACCTCTAGCGGCAACCCCTGCCAAACAAGGTGCAAAAATAAAATACCTAAATCCAGGTACTTACAAAGCAGTTTGTTTAGGAGATTTAACAAAACAGGACGGTTACCCGGACACTGTAGTACGAGAGACTACATTTAACATTCCAGAGTATCCGTTCAGACAAACATATAACATTGATTTGACATGTCCCTAG
- a CDS encoding FecR domain-containing protein, with protein sequence MNLDKRDRLVLFTLLGVAILFSILFYLDLNRKIGIGDREVVGTIFFKNNIVQRKFEDEVIWEKLENNSPLTNKDTIRSEAFSDALIRLKDGTEINIDENSMFNLDLTGEEPNLEFSEGSLEVKKNDSKPNQIKITSAGSEINVDSGNVKIEKTKERELSLFVEKGKTTVKHQDGKSVSVEEGKKAEFKKTGIEIKKIPVVLISPTSQKLFYAEPDEVSVLFQWKTESGYGDPVLEISRSPNFQMTFINEKVEGNQSSFRLKEGTFYWRLKVKNKVDSGTEFSETSKFFVTKLESFQGESPESGSIIPFVQTFPLVTLSWTKLTTANSYQLIVSNSPKLTNPIKQQETTANQISYDDLKEGTYYWKVIAKSSFSDTKDRSSQVQSFVIRKQNTVPTPKWMRPANGSEISLDEIKQNQAILIWDGNAELKSYQLKIAKDSKMTSVVFSEETASNFLVPNWNSLGKGTFFATVTGKSKEGKETETSAPLSFTVVDQKKKIEPEEEVSSNKPDQKLDPKLEMMSPNGTIVQMKGKSSLDFQWKVTGVTGERYDLVLYQHNADKKTAIYKITTKDSKHSLKDLSILDEGSFSWDLSVYKDATLLFSKKGSFILALDQFKSLKPSDIEFISPKRLYKEKR encoded by the coding sequence ATGAATTTAGACAAAAGAGACCGTCTCGTCTTATTCACCCTTTTAGGTGTTGCTATCCTTTTTTCTATTTTGTTTTATTTGGATTTGAATCGAAAGATTGGAATTGGAGATCGCGAAGTAGTAGGAACCATATTTTTCAAAAACAATATTGTTCAAAGAAAATTTGAAGATGAAGTGATTTGGGAAAAATTAGAAAACAATAGCCCGCTCACAAACAAAGATACAATCCGTTCCGAAGCTTTTTCTGATGCACTCATTCGATTAAAAGATGGAACAGAAATCAACATTGATGAAAACTCAATGTTTAACTTAGATTTGACGGGAGAAGAACCAAATCTTGAGTTTAGCGAAGGTTCGTTAGAAGTTAAAAAAAATGATTCCAAACCCAACCAAATTAAGATCACAAGCGCTGGTAGCGAAATCAATGTGGATTCGGGGAATGTAAAAATAGAAAAAACAAAAGAAAGAGAACTGAGTTTATTTGTTGAAAAAGGGAAAACCACTGTCAAACACCAAGACGGAAAGTCTGTTTCTGTAGAAGAAGGCAAAAAAGCAGAATTTAAAAAAACTGGAATCGAAATTAAAAAAATTCCAGTGGTTTTGATTTCTCCAACTTCTCAAAAATTATTTTATGCAGAGCCAGACGAAGTTTCAGTTCTATTCCAATGGAAAACAGAATCCGGATACGGAGATCCTGTTTTGGAAATCTCAAGATCACCTAACTTTCAAATGACGTTTATCAATGAAAAAGTAGAAGGTAATCAAAGTTCTTTTCGATTAAAAGAAGGCACTTTTTATTGGAGATTAAAAGTTAAAAACAAAGTCGATTCAGGAACAGAATTTAGCGAAACAAGTAAATTCTTTGTAACAAAACTGGAATCCTTCCAGGGAGAATCACCTGAGTCGGGATCCATCATACCTTTTGTGCAAACCTTTCCACTCGTCACTCTTAGTTGGACAAAACTCACAACCGCCAACTCATACCAACTGATTGTATCCAATTCACCTAAACTCACAAACCCAATCAAACAACAGGAAACCACAGCCAATCAAATTTCTTATGATGACTTAAAAGAAGGCACCTATTATTGGAAGGTAATTGCCAAGTCTTCCTTTTCAGATACAAAAGACAGAAGTAGCCAAGTACAATCTTTTGTTATCAGAAAACAAAATACAGTTCCAACACCGAAATGGATGAGGCCTGCAAATGGATCGGAAATTTCATTGGATGAGATCAAACAAAACCAAGCCATTTTGATTTGGGATGGAAATGCAGAATTAAAATCCTATCAGTTAAAAATTGCAAAAGATTCTAAAATGACATCGGTCGTTTTTTCTGAAGAAACAGCTTCCAATTTTCTTGTACCAAACTGGAACAGTTTAGGGAAGGGAACCTTCTTTGCAACAGTCACAGGAAAATCAAAAGAAGGAAAAGAAACTGAAACTTCTGCTCCTCTCAGTTTTACAGTGGTAGACCAAAAGAAAAAAATAGAACCTGAAGAAGAAGTTTCTTCAAACAAACCAGATCAAAAATTAGATCCAAAACTGGAAATGATGTCTCCGAATGGAACGATTGTTCAGATGAAAGGGAAATCTAGTTTAGATTTCCAATGGAAAGTAACAGGTGTTACTGGAGAACGATATGATTTGGTTTTATACCAACATAATGCCGATAAAAAAACTGCAATCTATAAAATAACAACAAAAGATTCCAAACATAGTTTAAAAGATTTAAGTATTCTTGATGAAGGATCTTTTTCATGGGATTTAAGTGTGTATAAAGATGCGACATTGTTATTTTCTAAAAAAGGAAGTTTTATCTTAGCTTTGGATCAATTTAAGTCTTTGAAACCTTCTGATATTGAATTTATTTCTCCCAAACGGTTGTATAAAGAAAAAAGATGA
- a CDS encoding adenylate/guanylate cyclase domain-containing protein produces MKTILLKLRSLFSKDSHLHGELQFPIRYKLLLITSVVLLVSMSGIIFLASYFFRKDSEVRVKENNIKINEILSLKVKSDLHSMKQDIHITASAILRSPGSANVIAKELFEEDQNFLLIGAYDVSLNPKFEALNDEFLQKYDYQKSEVKGLLKNIQPKLKKSFGGTTVIWNASPHFRHPILCLSFPLSESKDTHTILVTLVKLDSLLDAFQTSGPVETFLVSEDGSVLAHPDAKVVLSGINLNDLPIVERMKKSTVDNGQFRYEAKDGVSYLGSFKKLGLGGVGVISQVREAKIFEEVNNIQKRNVYILIVSLALSFIVVYVFAKSLSTPILKLVDASEEIRRGNYHIELHATTHDEIGTLTKSFVSMGRGLEEREKLKDSFGRFVNQDIAELAAKGRLSIGGQRKYCTIFFSDIRSFTAISEKLQPEEVVEFLNQYMTEMVKCVQETGGTVDKFIGDAIMATWGALRDSKQHAKSSIEAALRMRDKLIEFNKGRGTVKKPIIQIGCGINTGYVIAGQIGSADKMEYTVIGDSVNLASRVESLNKETHTDILITETTYQEIKSDYHVLSMGEIELKGKSKAQKVYAVLGRKSDPDYPKNLSELQKLVGITVAKKGKK; encoded by the coding sequence ATGAAAACGATTCTGCTCAAACTACGTTCACTCTTTTCCAAGGATTCCCATCTCCATGGGGAATTGCAGTTTCCAATTCGATACAAACTCCTTCTCATTACCTCGGTTGTTTTGCTTGTCTCAATGTCTGGGATCATCTTTTTGGCATCTTATTTTTTTAGAAAGGATAGTGAGGTTCGGGTAAAAGAAAACAATATCAAAATCAATGAGATCTTATCTCTAAAAGTGAAGTCGGATTTACATTCGATGAAACAAGATATTCATATCACAGCATCTGCCATTCTAAGAAGCCCAGGCTCAGCCAATGTGATCGCCAAAGAATTGTTTGAGGAAGACCAAAATTTTCTATTGATTGGCGCCTATGATGTAAGTTTAAATCCAAAATTCGAAGCACTCAACGATGAGTTTTTACAAAAGTATGATTATCAAAAATCAGAAGTAAAAGGATTACTGAAAAACATCCAACCCAAGTTAAAAAAATCTTTTGGTGGAACAACAGTGATCTGGAATGCAAGTCCACATTTTCGCCATCCTATCCTTTGTTTGAGTTTCCCTCTTTCGGAATCCAAAGACACACATACAATACTTGTTACCTTGGTCAAACTTGATAGTCTACTAGATGCTTTCCAAACCTCAGGCCCTGTAGAAACTTTTTTAGTCAGCGAAGATGGAAGTGTACTTGCCCATCCAGATGCCAAAGTTGTTTTATCGGGAATTAACCTCAATGACCTTCCCATCGTTGAAAGGATGAAAAAATCGACAGTGGACAATGGCCAATTTCGATATGAAGCCAAAGACGGTGTTTCTTACCTTGGATCTTTCAAAAAACTGGGACTCGGTGGTGTTGGAGTCATATCACAAGTTCGTGAAGCAAAAATTTTCGAAGAAGTCAACAATATCCAAAAACGAAATGTTTATATCTTAATTGTTTCACTTGCTCTTTCTTTTATTGTAGTATATGTTTTTGCGAAATCTTTATCAACGCCCATTTTAAAATTGGTAGATGCTTCTGAAGAAATCAGAAGAGGAAATTATCATATTGAACTTCATGCTACCACACATGATGAGATAGGAACCTTAACCAAATCATTTGTGAGCATGGGAAGAGGTTTAGAAGAACGGGAAAAACTTAAAGATTCCTTTGGCCGATTTGTGAACCAAGACATTGCAGAATTAGCAGCCAAAGGACGACTTTCCATCGGGGGCCAAAGAAAATATTGTACAATTTTTTTCTCAGACATTCGAAGTTTTACTGCCATTTCAGAAAAACTGCAACCGGAAGAAGTTGTGGAATTTTTAAATCAATACATGACAGAGATGGTGAAATGCGTACAAGAAACAGGAGGGACGGTAGATAAGTTTATCGGAGACGCCATCATGGCAACTTGGGGAGCCCTTCGTGATTCAAAACAACATGCAAAGTCCTCCATTGAAGCAGCCTTAAGAATGCGAGACAAACTCATCGAGTTCAATAAAGGAAGAGGAACAGTCAAAAAACCCATCATTCAAATTGGATGTGGAATTAATACAGGTTATGTGATTGCAGGACAAATCGGAAGTGCTGATAAAATGGAATACACTGTCATTGGAGACTCGGTAAACCTTGCTTCTCGAGTGGAATCACTCAATAAAGAAACTCATACAGACATCCTAATTACAGAGACTACCTACCAAGAAATTAAATCCGATTACCATGTACTTAGTATGGGCGAAATTGAGTTAAAAGGTAAATCCAAAGCCCAAAAAGTATATGCCGTATTAGGAAGAAAATCAGATCCCGATTACCCAAAAAATTTAAGCGAACTACAAAAGTTAGTTGGAATCACTGTTGCAAAAAAGGGGAAAAAATGA